The sequence ATATGATagtaatcaaaataataaaaaaatatgtgaaatctaTTCGACACACAActtattgggaaatttttttccagcataattatattcatttaaaaatattaaaaatcgtgtCTGTTGCTTAAATAcattaaaccttttttatatcgAAGAGttaaaagtttctgaaattacATTGACTCAAGAAGTCTTTACAGTTTCaaagatctttgaaaaaaaaagaaaatccaacttttccAATTTCTACATAAATCGCACGAATCTTTGATATTTACACAAATTTCCAAACATCCGAGTCGAAATTAAATGACGGACCTGCCAGCAAAATGAATAAAGTGTccaatatttcgataaaaaattataataaaaactgtCTTTAGTTTTCAAACCAATGTTTAGCTATTGatatttaatttctaagaataaattGTTCTATACTAAAAACTATTGATGTTGAtattctttatctaatgtattcaTCTATCAGTTTTGATatgatgaaataaattaaattccagtTGGAAGAATCCTCGTGTTATTTTTTAACGAGGAAATGCTCGAGTAACCCTCGGcggatattaatatatttatttaagtagtttagtattaaataaaataattgtttgtgaTTGGGAAAAAATAGTTCCGAAACTGCAAACCGAAAAGTGAGGAGTttggaatttttcttatattttatagtGGCCACCCTTGCAAAGGTTGAACATCTTTATTCTGTGACATAATTAAAATAGGGGCGGCAAAATTGTTTTGGAAAAAGATGTTCGTCATTGGCGGTACATTTTCAAACTCCACGCATGTATTCGTGGATTCTAACCAGATAAGTGTCATGGCAGCCGCATCTCGTGCACGTGCACCGAGCACCTCACGTACAACGGCCATTTCTGTGGGACTGTACGCTATCGCGGATCACGAAGTGTCTTTTCTgtcaagaaaatctttttaaatgaatgcaACTGAGGAAACCCCGATGCCCGAAGATGTGGACGTTAAAGAGGATAAATTGCACTTCGTGGCACCAGGAATTCAAGACAATCCGGATGGCTGGGGTCCCTGTGAGTTGCCGGATCAATTTAAAGACATGCCATACCAGCCATTTTCCAAGGGAGACAGGCTAGGCAAGGTGAGACATATGCCACGAGATTATTCTAAACTTCGTTTAAATCCTCATTCCCGCACTTATGACAATGATTTCATTCTCTAGATCGCAGATTGGACCGGATCGGCTTACCAGGATAAGAAATTCACGAGTAAGTTGCTCTTTCCTTCACTGaaaaatttctaacctcaaagtcaGATGTAACGTGACCATGGGCAATTTGCTCCGGAAGTAGATTTCGCGACACTTATCTGCATGTGGGAACATTCAAAACAATGCATGAACTTTTTTTAGTTCGTATACATATGACAAAATATTTGCGACTCAAAAAATTAGTACCGTCAAGTGAGGCTATGTAACAAAAGTATAGCTCAGTAGAACCGGCACACCCGCAAATTTGTAGGTAAAACTTTAGAATAGCGTCTTCGTCAGTATGGTCCTTTAAAGCaactatccaatttttttttaattccatgaattttaaataaaaaattttggagaGGAACATTTTGATACCATTTTATcactttgtttataaaagaagCAGTCGCAGAACAGTGATCGAACAATCTCGAACCACAAATATTGTCAGTCAGGTACATACTATTTCGTACATTTTGACCATTAGAAGCAACGAACAAGTTGCAAAAACCTTCTTGCTCCTTTTGTTTTCTTATATCTTGCGGTCTGAAAATGCTCTTCccccaccttttttatttagaattcatcgaattttaacaggtttttgtttgtttgttagttAGTTTAAAGGACCATACTGGAGAAGCCGCTATTCTAAAGTCTTACCAATTTGTATTGCATAATTAACTATGtacctataattttaatttaaaataggtaTGCCGTTTAAACGTTCCAACTGTGGATTTTTTAGATTCTAAAAGCTTGTCAGCTTTACTGTGCCAATTGAAAAATGACactgaactttttttgaaaatttaaagtcatttactttaaaatacaaaatattgcaactttaagcaaaaaaaatattaattctttttatagacAGCGTTCTgtacatcaaatttaaatttgtataattttggatGTTTTAATTGAGGAGTCGAATGCAATAAGGTTGTAAAATTGTATACCGCTTTTTTCCCTCTAAGCAaaaaattgtagcattttcagttttctttatgAAGCAAAAAAGGACTTTTAAACAGAAACCAATTTTAGcacgtttttttcttcaattcgaACTCTGTTCGTctgctttttgattttttagattaaattttcagGGAACGCGATTAagggtaataattttttatatactcGGCGTGAAttggatttttgtaaaatccagaatttttttttttttttaaagttttgaacaagCAAAGACCTCGTcgaaaaaatcgaagaaaactgtaataaagttttttggaaagtttcagaacaaaatattcaatagtttaGGAGTAGATATGATTTTAGTTAATGTCAGCGCTGGAATTTTATTGGCTTATTGAACAATTACTTTAAGTCGATAAATCATAGCAAAACGAGCGATGATTCTGTTTTTTATTCTAATGGGgggaaaaatataaagtttcttttttacaaattaaaattgtaactactcctaaactattaaatattttgacctgaaactttccaaaaatatttcatcgCAGTTTTCTCCAATCTTTATCGCGAGAAATCCTCGCTTACTCAAAATTCCCTCTATAAACTAAACGCTCGAAGTTACAAATGTCCGATTCACGCCGAGTCtcagaacaaaattattatccTAAAGTGCattccctgaaaatttaatttaaaaattccaaaacctGACGAACacagcacgagttgaagtgaaaaatcgattaaaatcgaTATCTTGCCATTATGATGAGATAAAAATAGACagttcaaattttgagccaaacgacGCGAAATACGCGGAAAAGTTTTCGGAAGAATTTCGGCttctcaaaattcctttaaaaaattctcagagccattttttaacaaaactcgtCGTTTTCAATAGAGGTGACGGATGCAAAAAGACGTAAAGcactcgaaaccgcgtagaaatATTTCCACTCGGGACAGTCTATAGATCGAATAAAGTTACCAAagcataaaacaaaatataccttcATATTCAGCTTGACGGGGCCGACAAATTTTTgtcatgaaactttttcattcgacaatttttactcaagataaacaataaagatatagaaaattttccgatcaaaaatcaatgtttgatAAAACACCACTTGccattattcggccgtttgttgataaaaatgcttgaaatttgtatggtgtattctcaatatataagcgatgaatATAAGTAgagcattttgttttaaaatattatatatgcttgtttttgtttaatagcAAATTAATCCCGAACGAAAATCACGTTTtataaaacatcgatttttgatcggacaattttctatgtttttattgtttatcttgagtaataattataGAATGTAAAAGTTTTGtgagaaaaatttgtcggccgcaTCAAGCTGAATACGCaggtatattttattttgttttggtaaaatttttttccatctaTAGATTGTTCCGAATGGACAATACTTCCGCAAGATACGTAAAAGGTCTGAAAGAAGACTTGTATGTATCAAAAATGCTaggaaaaaattcctatttttagcaTAATATATCAAGCGAGCGCGAGTGCCACCATGAGATTATTtacttcaaagcctacagagcttcgaGCAATTCAATCTTTAGCTATGCttaattatgtagaaaattcaaaatataaaaatgtatacaaaaactGAGATCTACAAGAGATGTCTGGTAAAGTTTCATTCAGGCATTTCGAGTGTAAAGAATAAATtcccgagcgcgaagcgcgagatccggCAGGCGCGCGCTTTtttgtcctaaattttaatttctataaaagttAATATAGGAACTTCATtccttgttttgttgaaaatatacttaacagattatttaaaaataggtgTAAATATTAAAGTCATTAGACACCATTCAATCTAGATAATATGTGTGTGTTTTTTATTATGAGCAAAAATGCATTAACAAcgttaacacatttttttaaatacatctttaACTTCGGAAGTCTAGGCAGATTTAAATTGagtatgaaaaaaactttatatcCCTATTCCCTGTTCTTAACAATTGTAGGGTTTCTAGCGACCAAGAAGCCGGAAAAACTCCGTGAATTTTATTTAGCcgggaaattttcggaaattttaaataaaattgaatacctgtaggaaaataataaaaatcaaacgaatatatatttttaataaatttgatagaAACCTCACGATTACTTATTTTGTACATCATACAAAAGATACTTCTTTCagcagaaaaaatgtttagatttttcaaacaaaattttggttcaaCTTTAAACATGTTGCACCAAGCAAGCAAAAATATTCACATTAGGATGATAAATTGATGCAATTCTATAGAAAttcacatttaaattttattaaaattaaattgtaagaaaacattgaaatttgcattatttttgcaatgcattaaaaaattgactgaatGGCTTCATCTTGGCTTATTTGATCGAGAATACCGATAGTTTTCAACCTATTTAAGAGGTGGGAAAAAATTAACTCGTATAATTTACATTAAAGGAACCTAAGCAATCATCGATGAACAGTCGGTCTCATACTTGGGATCGTTAATGCACTTTCGTTTAATATTTATCACTTCAGTCTGTGGTTGCGGATCAATTTGACATGTATAACTTAATTGCTAAATTACAAAGACATATCTAAATTAGTCGGGGAAAAAACGGGCAATTTCAAATTAGCTGTTTACTAGACAccctgaatttatttataatactaaATCTCAATCATAATACGACTTACAGTTCTTGCATTAAACTTTTTCCTCAGACAAATATGCATCGCAATTTGGTTCGGGAAGTCAATACGCCTACTACCACGATGAAGATGAAACGACGTTCCATCTGGTGGACAACACCAGAGCCCAGAAGCCACCGTACCAGCGTGGACGATTCGGCAGGAACCAGCGTAACATGCGAGGTCGTGGAGGTCAACGCGGAGGAATGAATCAGATGCAAGCCTTGGGCAAACTGAAGCTCCGTGAGCGAGAACGCAAGGGCCAGTCGAAACGTTGGGGTCGACAACAGGGTGGTTTTCGCAACAATAGAAACCAACCTCAAATCAAAAACCGCGACGCTTCCGTCACCGTGCGTCCGGATTGGGTCACCATTGAAGAAATGGACTTCCCTCGATTGGCGAAATTGTCTCTGCCTGCCGTGAAAGATGGTGAGGACGTCCTCTGTTGCGGTTCTCTAGAGTTCTACGATAAATCGTACGACAGAGTAAATGTGAAAAACGAGAAACCCCTCCAGAGGATAGACCGTGTCTTCCACACCGTCACCACCACCGACGATCCCGTAATTCGTAAACTCTCAAAAACAGAAGGCAATGTTTATGCCACTGACGCTATTCTCGCAACGATTATGTGCTGCACTCGCAGTAATTACTCCTGGGACATAGTCATTGAGAAAATCGGAGACAAGCTCTTCTTTGATAAACGAGACAACACCGAATTCGATCTCCTTACTGTCAATGAAACGAGCGTAGAACCTCCCCAGGACGAGGGCAACTCTCTGAATTCGCCAAGAAATCTGGCTTTAGAAGCCACCTTCATCAATCACAATTTCTCGCAACAAGCTCTTAAATCCAACGAAAACCGATACACATTCGATGAAGGGAATCCCTTCATTTCCGAGGAAGAGGAAGAAGATGTCGCTAGTGTAGCTTATCGTTACCGCAAGTGGGACTTGAACAACGGCATCATCCTGATTGCTCGATGCGAGCACGATGCAGTCATACAAGGACCCAATAACGATACCCAGTTCTTGACTGTAAAAGCTTTAAACGAGTGGGATTCTAAGCTCGCCAATGGTGTTGAGTGGCGGCAAAAACTTGACTCTCAACGCGGTGCTGTTCTGGCCAACGAACTGAGAAATAATGCTTGCAAATTGGCCAAGTGGACTGTTCAGGCTCTGCTCGCAGGATCGGATCAAATTAAATTCGGTTACGTCTCGAGAGCAATGGTTCGCGACTCTAGCAAGCATGTGATTTTGGGAACCCAGCAGTACAAACCCAACGAATTCGCCACACAGATTAATCTGAATATGGACAATGCGTGGGGAATTCTGAGATGCATTATTGATATTTGCATGAAGCAGAA comes from Belonocnema kinseyi isolate 2016_QV_RU_SX_M_011 chromosome 5, B_treatae_v1, whole genome shotgun sequence and encodes:
- the LOC117172573 gene encoding eukaryotic translation initiation factor 3 subunit D-like; translation: MNATEETPMPEDVDVKEDKLHFVAPGIQDNPDGWGPCELPDQFKDMPYQPFSKGDRLGKIADWTGSAYQDKKFTNKYASQFGSGSQYAYYHDEDETTFHLVDNTRAQKPPYQRGRFGRNQRNMRGRGGQRGGMNQMQALGKLKLRERERKGQSKRWGRQQGGFRNNRNQPQIKNRDASVTVRPDWVTIEEMDFPRLAKLSLPAVKDGEDVLCCGSLEFYDKSYDRVNVKNEKPLQRIDRVFHTVTTTDDPVIRKLSKTEGNVYATDAILATIMCCTRSNYSWDIVIEKIGDKLFFDKRDNTEFDLLTVNETSVEPPQDEGNSLNSPRNLALEATFINHNFSQQALKSNENRYTFDEGNPFISEEEEEDVASVAYRYRKWDLNNGIILIARCEHDAVIQGPNNDTQFLTVKALNEWDSKLANGVEWRQKLDSQRGAVLANELRNNACKLAKWTVQALLAGSDQIKFGYVSRAMVRDSSKHVILGTQQYKPNEFATQINLNMDNAWGILRCIIDICMKQKDGKYLIMKDPNKPMIRLYNIPDNTFESDGDEDDDEDEATHDAFQS